One stretch of Bacteroidota bacterium DNA includes these proteins:
- a CDS encoding peptidylprolyl isomerase, protein MKKFVTMVFLMLYAFPAYAQVESAKPIYKIETKREGVLIGSFNVELFPLIAPKAVAYFDSLVAIKFYDTTAFHRVVPGFVIQGGDPNSKHLPRETWGNGDPSQTNVPAEFNNVSYLRGILGAARDTDPNSANSQFFICVANATSLNAQYTAYGKVISGMNICDSIVASPRDANDNPLKKIDMFVTKIGTNDSVPSVPTMILPLNDANRITLDSNVIWSPVSGAVLYHLEIATDSNFTTKVFSTEIGGASYRLASVQLGLKKYFWRVSANNGGHRSIFSPIRSFTTAVSIPTLQFPASGSVNQPGNVKLGWNKVSGAVSYHVHVATSASFSQTSTVYDQKGITDTTKQMSGLLLSKKHYWRVAAETPEYEGAFTFQFNFTTGTSTEVVQSNEIVSHFSLGQNYPNPFNPTTTIQFGIPSNGSSKHVTLRVFDVLGKEIATLVDEVKESGTYEVKFDASKLVSGIYFYQLKTGEFVQTKKLVLMK, encoded by the coding sequence ATGAAAAAATTTGTGACCATGGTTTTTTTAATGTTGTATGCATTTCCCGCCTATGCTCAGGTAGAATCTGCAAAACCAATCTATAAAATCGAGACAAAACGGGAAGGGGTTTTGATCGGTTCATTTAACGTTGAACTGTTCCCGCTGATTGCTCCAAAGGCGGTCGCATATTTTGACAGTCTTGTGGCGATAAAATTTTATGATACCACGGCGTTTCATCGTGTTGTGCCCGGATTTGTCATTCAAGGAGGGGACCCGAATTCAAAACATCTTCCGCGGGAAACATGGGGGAATGGAGATCCGAGTCAGACCAATGTTCCGGCTGAATTTAATAATGTCTCGTATCTTCGGGGAATCCTCGGTGCCGCGCGCGATACCGATCCGAACAGTGCCAATTCGCAATTCTTTATCTGTGTGGCCAATGCTACTTCGTTGAATGCGCAATATACGGCATATGGAAAAGTTATTTCCGGTATGAATATTTGTGATTCCATTGTTGCTTCACCGCGTGATGCAAATGACAATCCTTTAAAAAAGATTGATATGTTCGTGACGAAGATCGGCACAAACGATTCAGTCCCGTCAGTTCCCACAATGATTCTGCCACTTAACGATGCAAATCGTATAACGCTCGATTCCAATGTGATCTGGTCGCCGGTGAGTGGAGCCGTATTGTATCATTTGGAGATTGCGACGGATTCTAATTTTACGACAAAAGTATTTTCTACGGAGATTGGCGGTGCATCGTATCGATTGGCGAGTGTGCAATTGGGACTGAAGAAATATTTTTGGCGTGTTTCTGCCAATAATGGTGGACATCGTAGTATTTTTTCTCCTATCCGTTCATTCACTACTGCTGTTTCGATTCCAACGTTGCAATTTCCTGCCAGCGGATCGGTGAATCAACCAGGGAATGTGAAATTAGGATGGAATAAAGTTTCCGGCGCAGTTTCGTACCATGTACACGTTGCCACCTCGGCAAGTTTTTCGCAGACATCAACTGTGTATGATCAAAAGGGAATTACGGACACTACAAAACAGATGTCAGGACTTCTGCTTTCCAAAAAACATTACTGGCGCGTTGCGGCAGAGACTCCGGAATATGAAGGAGCGTTTACATTTCAATTTAATTTTACCACGGGTACTTCAACGGAAGTTGTTCAATCAAATGAGATTGTTTCTCATTTTTCGTTAGGACAAAATTATCCAAATCCCTTTAACCCGACAACCACAATTCAATTCGGCATTCCTTCGAACGGCTCATCGAAACACGTTACGCTGCGGGTCTTTGATGTTTTGGGAAAAGAGATTGCAACACTTGTTGATGAAGTAAAAGAATCGGGAACATACGAAGTGAAATTCGATGCTTCAAAATTAGTTAGCGGCATCTATTTCTATCAATTAAAGACCGGTGAATTTGTCCAGACGAAAAAACTAGTTTTGATGAAATAA
- a CDS encoding T9SS type A sorting domain-containing protein — protein sequence MKTILFILLFSFSLNAQERVLLHINRNGQQEAIPLKKGERAQDVIARIENEKSHLLNSKKPNGLIDTLKYYPNEASLTTNFGFIHQDIALQWYTPAAGGIIKEFWWRNYEKGGTVRKATIRAWKVDPKVATRPSSVLTKHLGYYKDPNDGDGHVTPFKPENGDQWFYSNGGTDSSTWRFDPLGTEASGFKNGLQVFLDSNQWQGIAFEDYGDTIVVSLGELFGFTISNETKKNDILIETDERMEILSWTNLNPAPYHSYKWYENGRSAPGVDNGWHLRGDYEWGMYVVIDYCTDRPPRFFVNPVSTTFGTFPVKVTATIDGWGGCGIPYESVDYTTLFYRKGSGGIFDSTLMIRESFPNYVGTIPGFDYGDTIFFKVIATGNRSTRKSSPLYQYRIFKRYNDRLFVHNNAQYFLKTGALIYTSSPSKYDQWSAPRDGTKELSTLYALYDNILIADGGFPARDVYTKLKEWIGTGSSTTKKTLFFTSQDYGCYIQPACGDTTFPIGAFEEKYLGIKKLGPQDQGPTNRPIKITPQSDTVTNYIIKYNADSATTLWYYPSFELGFASYPDFMTPTASAKPVFKDASGQNVYGIRNAGTNFNTMFFALDVGSLQFRSDTSLHNSDYSKITDPKYRLLGDVNSLVNVFMDAVTDVKIDEAKLPAAYSLQQNYPNPFNPSTTIEYNIPVKSSVNISIYNTLGQNVATIVNETKEAGSHSATFNAQSLASGVYFYKMYSGNFMNVKKMLLMK from the coding sequence ATGAAAACAATCCTCTTCATCTTGCTCTTTTCATTTTCTCTCAACGCGCAAGAGCGCGTACTTCTTCACATCAATCGTAATGGACAGCAGGAAGCGATCCCCCTCAAAAAAGGGGAGCGTGCGCAAGATGTTATCGCACGGATCGAAAATGAGAAATCTCATTTGCTCAATTCCAAAAAACCAAACGGTCTCATCGATACATTAAAATATTATCCTAACGAAGCATCGCTGACAACAAATTTTGGTTTTATTCATCAAGATATTGCTTTGCAGTGGTATACTCCTGCTGCGGGTGGCATTATAAAAGAATTTTGGTGGCGGAATTATGAAAAAGGGGGTACTGTTCGAAAGGCAACAATCCGTGCATGGAAAGTAGATCCTAAAGTTGCAACTCGCCCATCAAGTGTGCTCACAAAACATTTAGGATACTATAAGGATCCCAATGACGGCGATGGACATGTTACACCATTTAAACCTGAAAATGGCGATCAATGGTTTTACAGTAATGGTGGTACTGATTCATCAACGTGGAGATTTGATCCATTGGGGACGGAAGCATCGGGATTTAAAAATGGTTTACAGGTTTTTTTAGATTCCAATCAATGGCAGGGAATTGCATTTGAAGATTATGGCGATACAATTGTGGTTTCATTAGGAGAACTGTTCGGTTTCACAATTTCAAATGAAACAAAGAAAAACGATATATTGATAGAGACAGACGAAAGGATGGAGATTCTTTCGTGGACTAATTTAAATCCTGCACCATATCATTCGTATAAATGGTATGAAAACGGTCGTTCAGCTCCAGGAGTGGATAATGGCTGGCACTTGCGCGGTGATTATGAATGGGGAATGTATGTAGTAATTGATTATTGTACAGATCGACCACCTCGATTTTTTGTCAATCCTGTTTCTACAACTTTCGGTACGTTTCCAGTAAAAGTGACTGCAACAATTGATGGTTGGGGAGGATGTGGAATTCCTTATGAATCGGTTGATTATACTACATTGTTTTATAGGAAAGGATCAGGTGGAATCTTTGATAGTACGTTAATGATACGTGAAAGTTTTCCAAATTATGTTGGAACAATTCCCGGTTTTGATTATGGAGATACTATATTTTTCAAAGTGATTGCTACTGGGAATCGTTCAACAAGAAAATCTTCTCCACTTTACCAATACAGAATTTTCAAACGGTATAATGATCGCCTTTTTGTTCATAATAATGCTCAATATTTCCTTAAGACGGGAGCATTAATCTATACGAGCAGTCCATCGAAATATGATCAATGGTCTGCACCACGTGATGGGACTAAAGAATTGTCAACACTTTATGCTTTGTACGATAATATTTTGATTGCCGATGGTGGTTTTCCTGCTCGAGATGTTTATACAAAACTAAAAGAATGGATTGGAACAGGAAGTTCAACTACAAAGAAAACTCTCTTTTTCACCAGTCAAGATTATGGTTGTTATATTCAACCAGCCTGTGGTGATACAACATTTCCAATAGGTGCTTTTGAAGAAAAATATCTTGGTATTAAAAAGCTCGGTCCTCAAGACCAGGGGCCAACAAACCGTCCAATTAAGATCACTCCTCAGTCTGACACCGTCACGAATTATATTATTAAATATAATGCTGATAGTGCAACAACTCTGTGGTATTATCCATCGTTTGAGCTTGGATTTGCTTCATATCCCGATTTCATGACTCCAACCGCCTCAGCAAAACCGGTTTTTAAAGATGCTTCCGGTCAAAATGTATATGGAATACGAAACGCCGGAACAAACTTTAATACGATGTTTTTTGCACTTGATGTCGGTTCATTACAATTTCGAAGTGATACATCGCTTCATAATTCGGATTATTCAAAAATTACAGATCCTAAATATCGATTACTGGGTGATGTGAATTCTCTTGTTAATGTATTTATGGATGCTGTGACCGATGTGAAAATAGACGAAGCAAAATTACCAGCGGCGTATTCATTACAACAAAACTATCCTAATCCCTTTAATCCATCAACAACAATTGAATATAACATTCCAGTCAAAAGTAGTGTGAATATCTCAATCTATAACACGCTCGGCCAAAATGTAGCAACAATAGTGAACGAGACAAAAGAAGCGGGATCGCACAGCGCAACATTTAACGCGCAATCTCTTGCTAGCGGGGTGTACTTTTATAAAATGTACAGTGGTAATTTTATGAACGTAAAGAAAATGCTATTGATGAAGTAA
- a CDS encoding T9SS type A sorting domain-containing protein, with protein sequence MKTILLILLFSFSLNAQERVLLHIGRNGQQEAIPLKKGERAQDVIARIENEKTSMISPDKSLGLVDTLRYYPNESSLTTNFGWTHQDIALQWYTPAAGGRVTEFWWRNYERGGTIRKATIRAWRVDPKLATRPSSVQTKFLGHYKDPNDGDGMVTPFKPTTGNTWFYGNGGADSATWNFDPLGTEVAGWYPGGVQLTIDSNVWQGIKLKDWGDSMNVRLGELFGFTISNDTKKSDILTLNDERMEILSWANANTPPYHSYKWYETGRLSPGLDNGWHMRGDYEWGMYVVIEYTTCRPPTFRILTPTSFNTTLSTKPRDLCFEIIPGGCNGFFDSLECVTVFFKKGSPAKYDSIQFCTFMEKYCLQLPGGKPGDTIYWYIRAVDKHGNVTQLSVRSYKIFKKTQPRLFIYNNTQFPLETGTLIYTSKLNKYDRWSAPYDGTVELDQLFSLFDHVILADGSFPSRNIYQTLKKWLDTGTPENKKNLFFTSQDYGCYIQPICADTTFPSGSFEEKYLGIKTLGPQDQGPTNRPVKIIPQADSITNYIIKYNVDSATTLWHHPTFELGFAAYPDFMTPTASAKPIFKDGLDQNVYAVRNAGTNFNTMFMALDAGSLQFRSDTSITKATDDPKYRWIVDVQSLANVFLDAVTGVRIEETNVPAVFSLRQNYPNPFNPFTTIEYSVGTRSVVTISIYNTLGQKVATVVNETKDAGLHNAIFSAQFFASGLYFYEMRAHQIEGSQAGSFVSVKKMLLMK encoded by the coding sequence ATGAAAACAATCCTCCTTATTTTGCTCTTTTCATTTTCTCTCAACGCGCAAGAGCGCGTTCTTCTTCATATCGGCCGAAATGGACAACAGGAAGCGATTCCTCTCAAAAAAGGGGAACGTGCCCAAGATGTTATCGCACGGATCGAAAATGAAAAAACTTCAATGATAAGCCCGGACAAATCACTGGGTCTGGTTGATACATTGCGGTATTATCCGAATGAATCATCGTTAACAACAAATTTTGGATGGACTCATCAAGATATTGCTTTACAATGGTATACACCCGCCGCGGGAGGAAGAGTGACGGAATTTTGGTGGCGAAATTATGAAAGAGGAGGAACCATTCGTAAAGCGACTATCCGAGCTTGGCGAGTGGATCCTAAATTAGCCACTCGTCCTTCAAGTGTGCAGACCAAGTTTTTAGGGCACTACAAAGATCCTAATGATGGTGATGGAATGGTGACCCCTTTCAAACCGACAACAGGAAACACCTGGTTCTATGGTAATGGTGGAGCAGACTCGGCCACATGGAATTTTGATCCGTTAGGAACCGAAGTTGCCGGTTGGTATCCCGGGGGTGTCCAACTTACTATTGATTCCAATGTATGGCAAGGTATCAAATTAAAGGATTGGGGAGATTCGATGAACGTAAGGTTGGGGGAATTGTTTGGATTTACAATTTCCAATGACACAAAAAAATCTGATATACTAACACTTAACGATGAGAGAATGGAAATACTTTCTTGGGCTAACGCAAATACACCTCCATATCATTCGTACAAATGGTATGAAACCGGCCGTTTATCCCCCGGCCTTGATAATGGTTGGCATATGCGAGGTGATTACGAATGGGGAATGTATGTTGTGATTGAATATACAACGTGCCGACCCCCTACTTTCAGAATTCTTACCCCTACTTCGTTTAATACTACTCTTTCAACGAAACCGCGTGATCTCTGTTTTGAAATCATCCCAGGAGGCTGCAATGGTTTTTTTGATTCGTTAGAATGTGTTACCGTTTTCTTTAAAAAGGGAAGCCCTGCAAAATATGATTCAATCCAGTTTTGTACATTCATGGAAAAATATTGTTTACAGTTACCGGGAGGTAAACCGGGTGATACTATATATTGGTACATTCGTGCAGTCGATAAGCATGGGAATGTGACACAATTAAGCGTTCGCAGCTATAAAATTTTCAAAAAAACTCAACCTCGATTATTTATCTATAACAATACACAATTTCCCCTTGAAACAGGAACATTAATATACACAAGTAAATTGAACAAATACGATCGCTGGTCTGCACCGTATGATGGAACAGTCGAACTCGATCAACTGTTTTCGTTATTTGATCACGTCATCCTTGCCGATGGATCATTTCCTTCGCGAAATATTTATCAAACGCTAAAAAAATGGCTTGATACAGGAACACCGGAAAACAAAAAGAATCTTTTTTTTACCAGTCAAGACTATGGCTGCTACATCCAACCAATTTGTGCAGATACAACATTTCCTTCAGGATCATTTGAAGAAAAATATCTGGGAATAAAAACACTTGGTCCGCAAGACCAGGGACCAACAAATCGTCCTGTGAAGATCATTCCCCAGGCAGATTCAATCACGAACTATATTATTAAGTATAATGTAGATAGTGCAACAACATTGTGGCATCATCCAACATTTGAACTAGGATTTGCAGCTTATCCGGACTTTATGACGCCAACCGCGTCGGCAAAACCAATTTTCAAGGATGGCTTAGATCAAAATGTTTATGCTGTTAGAAATGCAGGAACGAATTTCAATACAATGTTTATGGCGCTTGATGCCGGTTCGTTACAATTCCGCAGCGATACATCTATAACCAAAGCTACCGATGATCCGAAATATCGTTGGATTGTTGATGTACAGTCTCTTGCAAATGTATTTTTGGATGCTGTAACAGGCGTTCGAATAGAGGAAACAAATGTACCAGCAGTTTTTTCGTTACGACAAAATTATCCCAATCCATTCAATCCATTCACAACAATCGAATATAGTGTTGGAACTCGAAGTGTTGTAACCATTTCTATTTATAATACACTTGGTCAAAAAGTAGCAACGGTTGTGAACGAGACAAAAGATGCGGGATTGCACAATGCAATTTTTAGTGCACAGTTTTTTGCTAGCGGTCTGTATTTTTATGAAATGCGCGCGCACCAAATAGAAGGGAGTCAAGCGGGCAGTTTTGTGAGCGTAAAGAAAATGTTATTGATGAAGTGA
- a CDS encoding ATP-binding protein, which translates to MRFSTRYLASLTSVVYFLQVYYFTFPLLTMEQSLLTVENLRFNSAFKYVADMNLNAILKMCKEEKFAPNTQIFQENTRGERLYFVLDGRIKISKVTKYGAETVLAYLTKGDFFGEMELLDDQVRSARTTAVEQTTCASISKQDFDNMLKSNNIIQLNILKSVTKRLRSADQTIVNELDRTVEISKQHISKLNMLIDAAKTINSSLDLEKLLDIILETAIKSITADRGTLYVVDELKGEIWSKALRGSEVIEIRLPLGKGLAGYVAKTGEIVNIPDAYNDPRFNPEVDKKSGYRTNNMLTMPMRNRDGKTIGVFQMLNKKGGPFTPSDEEFLNALSIHASVAIENARLAQEMVQSERLSAVGRMASTIIHDIKNPMGTLRVYAQVMKKKGGNEEVSKLADEMIHQVDRFVNMAQEILDFSKGVSSTNIEEVQFEDVMEGVLMFIEKDLTKNNIKLEKKLSFRGKVKLDQDKMVRVFYNIASNARDAMPQGGSLTAVTEDIGGMVKIEFIDSGTGMPEEVKRRIFEPFVTYGKKHGTGLGMSIVKKVVDDHKGKIEIESEMGKGTTIRIMLPSMQA; encoded by the coding sequence ATGAGATTCAGCACACGTTATCTTGCTTCTCTTACATCTGTTGTGTATTTTCTGCAAGTATATTACTTCACTTTTCCACTATTGACCATGGAACAATCACTTCTTACAGTAGAAAATCTTCGTTTCAATTCCGCGTTCAAGTATGTGGCAGATATGAACTTGAATGCCATCCTGAAAATGTGCAAGGAGGAGAAATTTGCACCGAATACACAAATCTTTCAGGAAAATACGCGCGGTGAGCGCCTTTATTTTGTTCTGGACGGCAGAATAAAGATCTCCAAAGTGACAAAGTATGGTGCTGAAACAGTATTGGCGTACTTGACCAAAGGTGATTTCTTCGGCGAGATGGAATTATTAGACGACCAGGTTCGATCAGCCCGCACCACAGCAGTCGAACAGACGACATGCGCTAGTATCAGCAAGCAGGATTTCGACAATATGTTGAAGTCAAACAACATTATTCAGTTGAACATCTTGAAGAGCGTTACAAAAAGATTGCGAAGTGCTGATCAGACAATTGTGAACGAACTCGACCGCACAGTAGAAATCTCCAAACAGCATATCAGTAAGTTAAATATGCTGATTGACGCAGCAAAGACTATCAACTCCTCTCTCGACTTAGAGAAACTTCTCGATATCATTTTAGAAACAGCAATAAAATCGATCACTGCAGACCGCGGAACGCTTTATGTTGTTGATGAACTCAAAGGAGAAATTTGGTCCAAAGCATTACGCGGAAGTGAAGTGATTGAAATCCGTCTGCCGTTAGGAAAAGGACTGGCTGGATATGTTGCAAAGACCGGCGAAATTGTCAACATACCGGATGCGTACAATGATCCGCGATTTAATCCTGAAGTCGATAAAAAATCGGGATATCGAACGAACAATATGCTGACGATGCCAATGCGAAACCGCGACGGCAAAACGATCGGTGTGTTCCAAATGTTAAATAAAAAGGGGGGACCGTTTACCCCTTCCGATGAAGAGTTCCTGAATGCTCTCTCCATCCATGCTTCCGTTGCGATTGAAAATGCGCGTCTTGCACAGGAGATGGTACAAAGCGAACGACTTTCAGCGGTGGGTAGAATGGCTAGCACCATCATCCATGATATTAAGAATCCGATGGGAACCTTGCGCGTGTATGCGCAGGTGATGAAAAAGAAAGGTGGAAACGAGGAAGTTTCGAAACTTGCTGACGAAATGATTCATCAAGTAGATCGTTTTGTTAACATGGCTCAAGAAATTCTCGATTTCAGCAAGGGAGTCAGCTCGACGAATATTGAAGAAGTGCAGTTTGAAGATGTGATGGAAGGTGTTTTAATGTTCATTGAAAAAGATTTGACCAAAAATAACATCAAACTGGAAAAGAAATTAAGTTTTAGAGGGAAAGTAAAGCTCGATCAGGATAAGATGGTGCGCGTATTTTATAACATCGCCAGCAATGCACGCGATGCAATGCCTCAGGGAGGCTCGTTAACAGCCGTGACCGAAGATATTGGCGGAATGGTGAAGATCGAATTTATCGATTCGGGAACAGGTATGCCTGAAGAAGTCAAACGGAGAATCTTTGAACCATTTGTTACTTATGGAAAAAAGCATGGAACTGGTCTCGGAATGTCCATCGTGAAAAAAGTGGTTGACGATCATAAAGGAAAGATCGAAATTGAAAGCGAAATGGGAAAGGGAACAACCATCCGCATTATGCTGCCGTCGATGCAGGCGTAA
- the ettA gene encoding energy-dependent translational throttle protein EttA, with protein MSDTKIIFSMVGVGKVHKPNKQVLKDIYLSFYYGAKIGVLGLNGAGKSTLLKIIAGVDTDYLGTIQSQKGITFGYLSQEPELDPNKTVKEIVEEGVQDTVNLLKEYEAINAKFAEPDADFDKLLEKQGSLQEKIDQIGAWDLDSKLEQAMDALRCPSGDASVKVLSGGERRRVALCRLLLQEPDVLLLDEPTNHLDAESVAWLEQHLAQYKGTVLAVTHDRYFLDNVAGWILELDRGEGIPFEGNYSSWLEQKSKRLEVEEKQESKRQKVLKKELEWVRMNPKGRHAKSKARISSYEQMLSEEHEKRNEEIEIFIPKGPRLGDVVITAEGVAKSYGDNLLYENMNFVLPPGGIIGVIGPNGAGKTTLFRMITGQEKPDAGKIIIGETVKLAYVDQNRPLDPNKNIWEEISGGEEILRFGTREVNSRAYVARFNFTGGDQQKLVGQLSGGERNRVHLAKTMKQEANVLLLDEPTNDLDVNTLRALEEALAEFAGCAVVISHDRWFLDRVATHILAFEGESQVQWFDGNYSEYEEFRKKRLGIDASQPHRIRYKKLMRS; from the coding sequence TTGAGCGATACGAAGATTATTTTTTCGATGGTTGGTGTTGGCAAAGTACACAAGCCGAATAAACAGGTTTTAAAAGATATTTATTTATCATTTTATTATGGTGCCAAGATAGGTGTGCTGGGATTGAACGGTGCCGGTAAATCCACGTTGTTAAAAATTATTGCAGGTGTCGATACTGATTATCTCGGTACGATCCAATCACAAAAGGGGATTACGTTTGGATATCTTTCGCAGGAACCGGAACTTGATCCGAATAAAACGGTAAAGGAAATTGTTGAAGAAGGCGTTCAGGATACCGTGAATCTTCTTAAGGAATATGAAGCGATCAATGCAAAATTTGCAGAACCTGATGCTGATTTTGATAAACTATTGGAAAAGCAAGGATCGTTGCAAGAAAAGATTGATCAGATCGGTGCATGGGATTTGGACAGCAAACTGGAACAGGCGATGGATGCATTGCGTTGCCCATCCGGAGATGCATCTGTAAAAGTGCTTTCCGGAGGCGAACGTCGTCGTGTTGCGTTATGTAGATTATTGTTACAGGAACCGGACGTATTGCTTCTGGATGAACCGACAAACCATCTTGATGCGGAATCGGTAGCATGGTTAGAACAACATTTAGCGCAGTACAAAGGGACCGTTCTTGCCGTAACGCATGATCGATATTTTTTGGATAATGTAGCTGGATGGATATTGGAACTTGATCGCGGCGAAGGAATTCCGTTTGAAGGAAATTATTCTTCGTGGCTGGAACAAAAATCGAAACGTCTTGAAGTGGAAGAGAAACAAGAATCCAAACGACAGAAAGTGTTGAAAAAAGAGTTGGAATGGGTGAGGATGAATCCAAAAGGACGCCATGCAAAAAGCAAAGCACGTATTTCATCCTATGAACAGATGTTGTCAGAAGAACATGAGAAACGAAATGAAGAGATAGAAATTTTTATTCCGAAAGGACCTCGTCTGGGTGATGTCGTAATCACAGCAGAAGGAGTTGCGAAATCATACGGAGATAATCTTCTCTATGAAAATATGAATTTTGTCCTTCCTCCGGGAGGTATCATTGGTGTTATCGGACCGAACGGTGCGGGAAAAACAACTCTCTTTAGGATGATTACCGGTCAAGAAAAGCCGGATGCCGGGAAAATTATTATTGGTGAAACAGTAAAACTTGCCTATGTTGATCAGAATCGTCCACTTGATCCAAATAAAAATATCTGGGAAGAGATCTCCGGAGGAGAAGAAATTCTTCGATTCGGAACACGCGAAGTAAACTCGCGCGCATATGTCGCTCGATTCAATTTTACCGGCGGCGATCAGCAAAAATTGGTCGGACAGCTTTCCGGCGGTGAGCGAAATCGTGTTCATCTTGCAAAGACAATGAAACAGGAAGCGAATGTTCTGCTGCTTGACGAACCAACGAATGATCTTGATGTGAATACACTTCGTGCGTTGGAAGAAGCATTGGCCGAATTTGCCGGTTGTGCCGTGGTCATCTCCCATGATCGCTGGTTCTTAGATCGTGTTGCTACGCATATTTTGGCGTTTGAAGGGGAGAGTCAGGTTCAGTGGTTTGACGGCAATTATTCGGAATACGAAGAATTCCGCAAGAAGAGGCTTGGAATTGATGCCAGCCAGCCGCATCGTATTCGGTATAAGAAGCTGATGCGTAGTTAG
- a CDS encoding addiction module protein produces the protein MTVQSIEKHLLKLDASERAKLAGILLSSLEDLSESENETLWAEESLKRHHALVIGKAKSKPASAVFKNIRDRIR, from the coding sequence ATGACTGTTCAGAGCATTGAAAAACATCTATTAAAATTGGATGCCAGTGAGCGAGCTAAGTTGGCAGGAATTCTTTTGTCAAGTTTGGAAGACCTTTCTGAGAGTGAAAATGAAACATTATGGGCCGAAGAATCATTGAAAAGGCATCATGCTCTCGTAATAGGGAAGGCAAAATCAAAACCCGCATCAGCCGTGTTTAAAAATATTCGTGATAGAATCCGATGA
- a CDS encoding type II toxin-antitoxin system RelE/ParE family toxin: MIRSVSIHELVESELNDAIDFYESKVKGLGLTFLAEVERATKFIQQFPEASPQILNVIRKKVIRNFPYSIMYSIVGDSVRILSVAHQKRRPYYWHSRK, encoded by the coding sequence ATGATACGTTCGGTTTCAATTCACGAATTAGTTGAGTCAGAGTTGAATGACGCCATAGATTTTTATGAATCGAAAGTAAAAGGATTAGGGTTAACATTCCTTGCTGAAGTTGAAAGAGCTACTAAATTTATTCAACAATTTCCTGAAGCATCACCTCAAATTTTGAATGTAATCCGTAAAAAAGTCATTCGTAATTTTCCTTACAGCATTATGTATTCTATTGTCGGTGACTCTGTCCGAATTTTATCCGTTGCGCATCAAAAACGGCGCCCGTATTATTGGCATAGCAGAAAATAA